The Rhinolophus sinicus isolate RSC01 linkage group LG07, ASM3656204v1, whole genome shotgun sequence genomic interval gcgttttataaataaagtttggttggcacacagccacacccattcgtTTTACAGATGGCTCGGGTGGCTTTCCTGCTACCAAAGCAGTCCCGACAGAGACTGGCTCATAAAGCCGAAAATACTCTGTGGCCCTTTCTAGAAAAAGTTTGGAGACCCTGGTGCTATATCCTTCAGAGACTCCAAGAATTAATGCTTCCTTTGAAACCTCAGAGTTGCCTCCCCGCAGGTCACCCAAGGTGCTGGGGACAGTGGCGATCCTAGGTCTCCGAGTTGGGACCCTGGGCTCTACTTCCTTCTcgctgtgagcctcagtttcttcgtctGCAGGATGGGGGTGGTACCTCATGCCGAGGTTGTTGTCAGAGCTAACGTGGGTATTGAACGGTGACCACTCTGTAAGTGGTGTGGGGGGGTGTCTCCTTCCTGCAGCGACGAAGCCAGACACTCTGCAGCGAGCGTCCGTGGGCATCATAGACCAGAAGGCGTGCAGTGCACTCTACAACTTCTCGCTCACAGACAGGATGCTCTGTGCCGGCTTCCTGGAGGGCAAGGTGGACTCCTGCCAGGTAGCGTTCACAGACGGAAAGGGGGTATCTGAACGCAGTGCCCAcacaccctccccccccaccccgaccgGCAAGGCTACTTGTGTGGGCACAAGGACAGGAGGAAAATACTTTTTAGTGCAGCAGAGTTGAGCAGGGAGAATCTGGGATGAACCCAATGTCTTGAAATGTATAATTCGGAGAACTGATAGTACATGTGAGCAGTTGGGTATATGTGAGTACAAGGCAGAGCCACATAAGTACTCCACTGCGTTTAAAGGTGCACAGTAATGCTAAGTGCAAAGCTAACCACAGATGAGCGCACAGACTGACCGTGCTGCCCCACAGGGTGGTGAGCGCTACTCCCCCCGGGAGGTGGGGCACTGGGTGGAGGCGGGGCGGTATCAGTCCCTGTGACCATGTGTCCCCAGGCCACGTCCTCCTGCCCCACTGATGGGTCTCTCCCACTGTGAGGACTCAGGAGGGCCTGGCAGCACCCTCTGCGGAGAAGGGGCCAGATGTTCACAGCCAgccttctttgcttctttgtcaggGTGATTCTGGGGGGCCCCTGGCCTGTGAGGAGACCCCTGGTGTGTTTTATCTGGCGGGGATTGTCAGCTGGGGGATCGGCTGTGCGCAGGCCAAGAAACCCGGCGTGTACGCACGAATCACCACACTGAAGGGCTGGATCCTGGACACCATGTcatcccagcctctccccacacCTGCCCCCTCCACGACGAGGACACCTGCCACCAGCAGTCATGCTGGCCTCACAGTCCTGGGTGTCACGGCCAGCAGACCCCCCCTGTGGGCCACCAGCAGGGCCACCAGCCAACCTGCCAACAGGACCGCCACAGCCATGAGCACCACTGCTAGGGGGCACACGCCACTTCCAAACACCCCCTGGACCACCATGGGGTCCCAGCTACCAGGTACCAGGAGGACGCGGTGACACGTGTGGGTGGCAGGGGCCCCATATCAGTCAGCTAGGTCTGCCGTCACAATGTCCCAGTCTAAGTGACTAAAACAACTAACATTTGTTCTCTCCAAGTCCTGGAGGCTGCAGTCCCAGGTCAcggtgctggcagggttggttccctctgaggcttctctccttggcgtGTGGACACCGTCTACTCCCTGTGTCCCTGTCcctctgtgcgtgtctgtgtTCTGATCTCCTCtgagaaggacaccagtcagattggatcagggcccaccctagtgacctcatgtTACCTTGATCGCCCctgtaaagaccctgtctccaaatagtcGCATCCTGAGGTCCTGGGGCTCAGGATTCCCACTTCTGGATTTGGGGGGACATGGTCCAGCCTGTCATCAGTCCTGACAGCCAGGGGCATGGGCACTGATTGGGCAGACCTACACTGTCTAGTGGCAAATGCCTTATCCTGCAACCCGTCTGCtcccattttaaaaaggagacttCAGGGCACCGTGGGCACAGGGAATCCCTGGGCAGGGGTCTCTGTTagggcagttctccttccattcatCCTGTGCTTGCCTAGCCCTCCTTTCTGCCAGGCCCCGTGCTAAGCTTGGGTGCAACAGGGAGCCAGGTGCTCGAGAAACACACACCTAATACAATGGCAGGAGTCAGGAGTTAAAGGAAGACAACGCAGGACAAAGCTAGGGCAGGGGTCGGCTGGCCCCCAGGTTCCCTGCTATGTGCCTAACTGGCTGGTAGAGACACTGAGAGAAAATGTACCCGAGACCTTTCCGCTCACATCGAAATACTGGGTTCACTTTTACTGACTATTAGAACTCTGTGAAATTGCCACATTTGTATTATAGTTCAAAGCCCCATCAGATACAGGCAATGTCATGTGGCTTGAGCTAAGTCAGAAGCCGTCTGTACTGTCTGGTGGACTAGAGAGAAAGGACTCTGGCTTCTGCATGACATAGGGTGTGCCGGGTGGACCCCCATGACAGATGGTGCCGGGAGACACCATCCCCCTCACCTCAGTCTTGAGGGACAGGATGGCCACCCAAGCAGAGCTCAGTGGAGAGGACGTGGCTCTCTGGAAAAAGGTGAAAGTGGGCGGGGCCCAGCAGAAGGTACGGCTCCCCCTACCTCCACCCCTGCCTGGCTCTGGGTCACAAGCTGACCCCCAGTCCCTGCCTCTGCGTCTCTGTGCACACAGCCCCAACAGACCTGGATTTGGTGCTCTCACAGCCAGATTCTGGGCACCAGGTCTAGTCTGGGGGGCCAGGGGTGCTGGGCCCACGCTGCTTCTGGGGGCCACCAAAGGAGACAGGTGCTCAGCCCAGAGGGCTGCTGGTCTGTGCAGGCTGCACCCATCTTCCTTCACACTGCGGACTTTCCCAGAACTCCCGTGTCTTGGTCCCTGTCATCCCCACAGTGACTCCCCACAGGACTGATCCAGAGAAATGACTCCGCCCCTTTCCTCTGTCATCAGCCCCCCCGGCCTCCCCTAAGCCGCCAGTCCTTcagatcagtggctgccagagGTGTGTGTGCATAACTTAACCCCATTACAGAGAAGTTGGGGGGAAACCACCCATAATCTTACTGCCCTATCCTGACCTTCATGCCGTGTCATGAGGgtgttttttcctccctcccccccaacatATATTCATAGTGTCCTTGTCCCATCAGCCCAGGTCACCCAGACACAGACCTGAACCCTAAGGTTTGTGGGCTCTTTGCAATGAGGCAGCCCAAAGGAACCAGGGGTGCCTCGCCAAACAATGGAAGTCAGGTTGTTATGGGATCTGGGGGGAAGAGTGTGGTGTAGGTAACTTAGACGAAGCAATTTCGATGGGCTCAGAGCAAAGCAGACCATGTGCCAAAGGCCTGGGAGTGGGTCTGGATGGTGAGGAGGACCCAGATCCTGTCTCCTTAGAAACCAGTTAAGACAGAGGTGACAGGTGAAATCCAGAAGCCCCTTATCTGAGCCCTGCTCCTGGACTGGAAATCCAGGTAGTCTCGGTGACTTAGACCCTCCATGGCTCTGCTTGGTGACAGCAGTTTCTGCCAGTCTGAGTTTAGGGCACAAGGTTTCCAGCAGGGCCCTAGGAAACCAGGTGTTTGATACTTTATAGCTAGCCCATTCTTAGGAGAAACAGTTTCTTGTTAACTCTGCAGCTGACTTTATCTGGGCTTGGCCTCCAGCCTGATGATTTTCACTTTTCTAGTATGTACAGGCTGCAAATTCTTAACTTGGGGGCCCAGACTTGGAGGAAGGCCCTGAAAGGGCAGCACTGTCCATTGTGGGAGTGGTGTTTCCAGGAGAGGGGCTGTAGCTTCCGCGGGCCTCCTGGTTCTGGGCGAGGTCCAGATGGTGTCAGGAaggtggaggaggtggggctGACGGCACTGGGCAGGTGGCTTCTTGTATCCCGTCCCTCCTTCTACCGGAGGCGGGGACCTTTCCCAAAGCGGCGCTACAGGGGAGACAGGCGGCTTTTCCGGCGGCCGGGTGGTGGGAGAGTGCTGGAGAAGGGTCGGAAAATGAGCTCCAGAGCCGGAAAATGCGCTGTGGGGATCGGGTGGGTAAGAGCACCCCTGCTGGGTGAGAATGGCGCCCTGGCAGCATCCTTTTGAAAGCACCTTGTTTCTTCTACAGTCGTGTTCGTCTGGGCAGACAGGTTAGCGCAGTGGGACGCAGCAAGGTCCTCCTGGGCAGTGGCTTTGGGTATGCCAAGGCTTTTCGAAGCGTGTCCCCCACTCAAGTGGCTGTGCGGAGGGGGCCCAGTGCGTCCACCCGCCGACCCGcggccctgccccctcctccaacaGACTGCGGCCTGGCGCCAGTGGCAGCTCTGACAAGGATCGTGGGCGGCAGCGCCGCGGGCCGCGGGGAGTGGCCGTGGCAGGTGAGCCTGTGGCTGCGGCGCCGGGAGCACCGCTGCGGGGCCGTGCTGGTCGCCGAGAGGTGGCTGCTGTCTGCGGCGCACTGCTTCGATGTGTGAGTCCGGCCCGCCCCCAACGCCCCGGCCGGTCTGTGGGTCACCGGACCGACCTGTGACCCGAAAACTTACTGTCATGCCTCCGCGtctttgcctggaatgctcccCCACCCCGAGGCTGACCATACGGGAATTCAGGGGCCCAGTCCGTCCCCGGGCCCCCACCAAACCCGGGGCcgcagcctctcccagcccagggtcAGGCTTCTCCGGGTAACTGTGGGACATCTCCATCCCCGGTGCCAGCCCCCAATGGCCATACTCTGGGGGGTCCCCTTCTTGGAAGGCCGCTCAGTCGAGTGGACCAGGCAAGGGGCCCTGCCCTCCATGGAGACACCCAGCTCTTGAACGCGCACTGTGCGCCTCGTGGGGCGGGGCCCTCTGGCCACCAAAGCCCTAATATTGGGCAAAAATGAAGACGGCTTGTGGTGTCACCTCGTTGCCCGAGTGGGCGCATCTCCGTCATGGGCACCCCTCGCTGTCCTAGGAGGGGAGGACTCAGACCCATTGACCCAGGCCGAGAGGTCAAGTGCCCAGCCCAAGGCCCCCAGCCGGCCGCTGGGGCACAAGCAAGGCCTTGGACACAGCATCACCGGGCAGCGTCAGGCGGGCGGGGGCCGTGGCACAGGGATCTGGGCCAACGCCTGTCCGCGCACCCTGCAGCTACGGGGACCCCAAGCAGTGGGCGGCATTCCTGGGAACGCCATTCCTGAGCGGCGCCGACGGGCAGCTGGAGCGTGTGGCGCACATCTACAAGCATCCCTTCTATAACCTCTACACGCTCGACTACGACGTGGCGCTGCTCGAGCTGGCGGCGCCCGTGCGCCGCAACCGCCTGGTGCGGCCCATCTGCCTGCCCGAGCCGGCGCCCCGGCCAGCCGACGGCGCGCGCTGCATCATCACTGGCTGGGGCTCGGTGCGTGAGGGAGGTATGCGCGGTCAGATGCCCGCAACCTCGGGGGTGAGGGGTCCAGGGGCGTCGGGAAAGCCCCAGCCCGTGCCCCGCGCGGCCCCACCGGCCCGTGTCGCCTGCAGGCTCCATGGCGCGGCAGCTGCAAAAGGCGGCCGTGCGCCTCCTCAGCGAGCAGGCCTGCCGCCGCTACTACCCGGTGCAGATCAGCAGCCGCATGCTGTGCGCCGGCTTCCCGCACGGCGGCGTGGACAGCTGCTCCGTGAGTGTACCCTACTGCTGGAATAGGGGCTCTGCGGGGTCCAGGTCCCACCCaccgagggcgagggcgaggttCTAGTAACTCTAAAGCCCATAAGCCAGGCGCTCCTCTCCAGTGCAAACCGGGGCTGATCAAGCAGGGCACCTTCTCCGTCTCCGAGTTTTCACTCCACCATCGTTTATTGCGCATGGGCATCCGTCACCAGCCAGTTCCCACCCATCCCACCCTCCTGTCCCCTGGACCTGCAGAGGAGGGACAGGGACATGCTGCAGTGTGAGGCCCTATTCTGCTAGGGGACCACAGGGGCAGGTGTCCACAAATGTCCACCAGCCAAATGAAATGGCTCATCCTGGCACTGAACCCATTTCCCAGATAATAAAAGTGAGGTTCACAAGGGTAGTTACTTATCTAGCGTCACAAAGGGACCACAGGCAACACTGCTGTGGTGGCCAGCAACCCAGGGGTGTACAGATCAGGTCAGTCCTTCCTTGGCACAACAGCTGTTGGGGAGGTACTGGCCTGCTCTGAGcgcccttcctctctcctcccctcaggGTGACGCTGGAGGACCCCTGGCTTGCCGGGAGCCCTCCGGACGGTGGGTGCTAACTGGGGTCACCAGCTGGGGCTATGGCTGTGGGCGGCCCCACTTCCCAGGCGTCTACACCAGGGTGGCTGCTGTGAGAGGCTGGATCGGACAGAACATCCAGGAGTGAGGGCCCATAGGCTGCCCAAGCTTGAGATGTGAAGGCAGCAGGAACCAGCCGGCCACCCCGCCCCAAGGTGGAGTCCAGGTGGTGGGAGGGCAACGGGCGCAGTTTTACTGCATGTTTCGCTCCAATAAACAGCCTTGTCCATAGCTTGCTGTCTCAGCACCTCCGTATCACAGCAAGAACCACTTGCCTGCATATCACCCAGGGCccagaaatggaaggaaggatggggtAGGGAAAGCAAGGCCTCCCAGGGAAAGGGCTACCCCACAGCCTTTGGGGCTAGGGGAAGTTCAGCCTCATCTTCAAGGCTCCCTTTTGTCCAGAGAACGCAGTAGCACCAAGGGGAAAGATAGTGGGGGTGGCTCAATCTGGGCAACCATCTCCCACGGAAGCCTCCTGCAGAGAAGACTCACAGGGCTCTCTCCGCCCCCCCTCGGCAATTTATTTGTCAGCCCACCCCCAGAAGGTCACAGCTCAGGTGAATCTAATCACACCCTACATCCCCAGGTCCACAGGAGGATTTTATGCCCAAGGACTTGAGGTTGCCCGGGCACACTAGGGGAGGTGCCACCGGACTGCCAGCACTTTGGGAAGTTCCAGGGCCCCCAAAGTCCCCAGCTACACTCTCTGGCAGTGGGAGGTGGGTTGGGCGAAGGGGAGGGGCAGAGTCCCAACTGTCCCAGCACCAGTCTCATCCTCATAAACCAAGGGCTGGCAGCGCGCACACGCAGGCGCCCGCCTCACAAAGAGAATTATGGAAATGTTGTAGGGGGTGAGGGTGGCCTGCAGGCTGGGCCGGGCCCGGTGCGTCCGGGTCACATGTTGGCTCGTTCCCGTTGGAGCCGCGAGTTGTAGGCGCGGGACACGGTGTTCCAGGCGTCCATGTAGCGGTCCATGCACATGGCGATGCACTTCTGGAGACGGGGAGAGCGCGCGGCTCAGCTCGGGCTCCCCCACGACCGGCGCCCCCAACCCCGGGCAGTGGTCCGACCACATCCCCCCCTTAGTACGCGTACGAGCACAGGTCCCGGCCCGCGGCCCCCACCAACGCCGCGGGTCTCACCTGCTCCGAATTGTCCAGGGAGCCCCCCGGCTTCCCAATGCACTTCCGGAAGCACTTGTCAGTCATCCTCTGTGGGGACACGCGAGCCCTCAGCCGCGACGCCCGCCCCCTGGCGGACCCCGCCGCCCTTGGCCCCCGCCCCCGGCCCAGCCCCGGACCTGCAGAAGCTCCTGCGCGTTGGCCACGGCGATCTGCACCTTCACCTGCTCCATGATAAGCCCTGGGTCCAGCTTGCCACCGCCGGAGCCCCCGAAATCCGAGCCGAAGCCGCCCTCCATGGCTCTGCAAAGTCAACCGGACCAAGGCCGCGTGCGCCGACCCGTACCTGCGCCGGAAGTCTGCCGCCCAGAGCTCCATGGGAAATGGAGTCTGGGCGTGCTGGGGGCGGGGCGACGGCTGGACTACGATTCCCACAAATTCGCGCGGACTTTTCCGCGCATGGGCAGGCGAGACTGCGCAGGGAGGGTGTGGCTACGACCTAGCTCCGGGAGAGGCACTGGACCCGCGGAGGCCTGTCACTGTGCTCAGATGCGGTGCTTGGCTCATCCCACCGCACGTGCCTACGGGGACAGTGACACGTGTACCCTGCGCCCTGCAGTGAGGGTGGAGCCGGAAGGAACCAGTGCTCCTTGCTTGACTGAGAGCACAGGTCATGTAGGAAGCTCTGGTAGGAAAACCATGCAGGGCCCCACGCAGGGCgcgccggtggctcaggcggttggagctccatactcctaacccGGAAgactgccagttggattcccacgtgggccagtgccagacggctcagttggttggtttGTGGTTAGACTCCTCCactccctcatgggatggtgggctgcaccccttgcaactaaggcaactggacctggagctgagctgcaccctccacaactaagactaaaaggacaacttgaagctgaatggcaccctccacaactaagattgaaaggacaacaccttgacttAGAAAAAGCCCTGGAactgcacactgttccccaataaagtcctgttccccttccccaattaaaaaaaaacaaaaaactgcaaaaCACTAGGGTAGTGGTAGCACCAGGGAAGATTAGGAGGTGGAGCTTGTCAcctgtgtcatgcaggggaccctgctcgctgcgtcatttgtcatgcggggcggcctgcggggtctctggtaccgctccccatacaagaacgcaggacatggtgaggccaaaaaggaacacccacagagccataggtaggggagtcataccactatagtctcgctggtggctcagttggagacacagggagcaggagccacacgatccacaatccacactcggCCGCTtactggctcagccaccatcttcttgctagcccccattcttctcttctctgctagcctagccacagcagttatattagtggccaatggctcactggttacagctgacggccaactagccacagctgatggccatctaatcactttgatggccatttactacctgagccagcacctgtctatgtgaggccgagagcctggaaactgctttctggggctctgtccccacaacctgcCACTGGGACTTATTTGTATGTatgtggtggtgctggtggtgctggtagTGGTGGTGGGTCTTAACCACTTGTTTACCCTGAGAAAGAATATTCCAGCCGAGAATAATTGGGCTCAAATTCATAACCAGCGTCTAGCAGCCATTGTTAACAGGGGCCCTCGACACTGCATTTTAGGGAAAAGCCACAGACCAAGCTGCCAGCCTTGTGCACTGTGTTCCTGCTGGCTGAGTCACCCTTATGAGA includes:
- the TIMM13 gene encoding mitochondrial import inner membrane translocase subunit Tim13, coding for MEGGFGSDFGGSGGGKLDPGLIMEQVKVQIAVANAQELLQRMTDKCFRKCIGKPGGSLDNSEQKCIAMCMDRYMDAWNTVSRAYNSRLQRERANM